A region from the Thermanaeromonas toyohensis ToBE genome encodes:
- a CDS encoding DNA methyltransferase: MRYVLPDNERMGSKPAVRCLARLGKNGCCAAGRVGRNVAAVFSNTRHIETFPDCLQNSIYQYDYPNRCDGRDLLRAIRDASVPCAFFDPQYRGVLDRLAYGNEGRSRCARRSFLPQMSEETIKEFISEIARVLIPSGHLFLWVDKFHLCEGVSGWLPQSLQVVDMIVWNKLKMGMGYRTRRQCEYLLVIQKRPIRAKGVWAVHDIPDVWEEKAAGRHPHAKPVGLQKRLIEAVTNAGDVVVDPAAGGYSVLEACRLSGRRFLGGDLVYGV, encoded by the coding sequence GTGCGTTACGTTCTTCCGGATAACGAAAGAATGGGAAGCAAGCCGGCTGTCCGGTGCCTGGCCCGGTTGGGAAAAAACGGTTGCTGTGCTGCCGGGAGGGTGGGGAGAAACGTGGCTGCAGTATTTTCCAACACCAGACATATAGAAACGTTTCCGGACTGCTTGCAAAACAGCATCTACCAATATGATTACCCCAACAGGTGTGATGGCAGGGATCTTCTGAGAGCCATTCGCGACGCCTCCGTACCCTGCGCCTTCTTCGATCCGCAGTACCGGGGTGTTCTCGACAGGCTCGCTTACGGGAACGAAGGGAGGAGCCGTTGCGCCAGACGATCCTTCCTCCCCCAGATGAGCGAGGAAACTATCAAGGAATTCATATCCGAAATAGCGCGGGTGCTGATTCCCAGCGGCCACCTGTTCCTTTGGGTGGACAAATTCCACCTGTGCGAAGGTGTCTCGGGCTGGCTCCCCCAGTCTTTGCAGGTCGTGGACATGATAGTGTGGAATAAACTGAAGATGGGGATGGGTTACCGGACGCGCCGACAGTGCGAGTACCTGCTTGTAATTCAAAAACGGCCTATCCGCGCCAAGGGAGTGTGGGCTGTCCACGACATCCCGGACGTGTGGGAGGAGAAGGCGGCCGGCCGGCACCCCCATGCCAAACCGGTCGGCCTGCAGAAGCGGCTGATCGAGGCGGTGACCAACGCCGGAGACGTGGTGGTTGACCCGGCAGCCGGGGGCTATTCTGTCCTGGAGGCCTGCCGGCTCAGCGGGCGCCGGTTCCTCGGGGGAGACCTGGTTTATGGTGTCTAG
- a CDS encoding DIP1984 family protein, with the protein MKLAEALLERKRIKEEIAALRERAERDSRVQEGDRPAEDPEVLMGKILELVERLQRLTVAINKTNMAVKLPDGRTLMEAIAERDMLKLLHEAAKEVADAAVGAREWRVTRSEIKFVPTVDVAAWRRRADEYAKKYRELDAAIQAANWANDLVEEV; encoded by the coding sequence ATGAAGCTTGCCGAAGCCTTGCTGGAAAGGAAACGCATCAAAGAAGAGATCGCGGCCCTGCGCGAGCGTGCTGAGCGCGACTCCCGGGTTCAGGAGGGCGACAGGCCGGCCGAAGATCCGGAGGTGTTGATGGGCAAGATTTTGGAACTGGTCGAGAGACTACAGCGGCTCACGGTTGCAATCAACAAAACCAACATGGCTGTAAAGTTGCCGGACGGCCGGACGCTGATGGAGGCCATCGCCGAACGGGATATGCTGAAACTTCTACATGAGGCGGCCAAAGAGGTGGCCGACGCGGCGGTCGGCGCGCGCGAATGGCGGGTGACCCGTTCGGAAATTAAGTTCGTGCCGACGGTGGACGTTGCGGCGTGGCGCCGCCGTGCCGACGAGTATGCCAAGAAGTACCGCGAGCTTGACGCCGCCATCCAGGCGGCCAACTGGGCGAACGACTTGGTGGAAGAGGTTTAG
- a CDS encoding DUF5320 domain-containing protein yields the protein MVVMFWWRFPWCRGGFGRGWRHMYWATGLPGWLRFGWSPLFAAGGAVSAWRRDLYAEWLRGYAGFLESQLDALRAQIGALQGNSKEQQ from the coding sequence GTGGTAGTAATGTTTTGGTGGCGTTTTCCCTGGTGCCGGGGAGGCTTTGGCCGCGGTTGGCGGCACATGTATTGGGCCACGGGCTTGCCGGGCTGGCTGCGTTTCGGGTGGAGCCCATTGTTTGCCGCTGGTGGGGCAGTCTCAGCTTGGCGACGTGATCTGTACGCGGAATGGCTGAGGGGATATGCTGGGTTCTTGGAAAGCCAGCTCGATGCGCTCAGGGCGCAAATTGGGGCTTTACAAGGAAACAGTAAGGAACAGCAATAA
- a CDS encoding MBL fold metallo-hydrolase → MLLIPLGINGFFPFNNRHTSCYLVMPSSNTAFLLDAGTGIIRLLKPEVKAKLEQVQELHIILSHYHLDHTSGLFYLTGVWPNRKVVCHAPGYPLVEADPLQALEKLLGPPLYPLRLNDLPLEIEAVTEPRKEIAGLEFRFRPQQHPGSSVGIRVGDYLAYITDTVADPQTAEFARGVNLLMHEVWLTDEEAEHSIEADGVPARAKHSWVGAVAEITKKAEVNLFAPIHHAPWRTDDEILLLAQDIERKCGTPVLALQEGNEYLISLPKTTGTLKK, encoded by the coding sequence GTGCTACTTATACCACTGGGAATTAACGGCTTCTTTCCTTTTAACAACAGGCATACCTCTTGTTACCTAGTCATGCCTTCTTCAAACACTGCTTTCTTGTTGGATGCAGGAACAGGTATAATAAGACTTTTGAAGCCAGAAGTGAAGGCAAAGCTGGAGCAAGTACAAGAACTGCATATCATACTTTCGCACTATCACCTCGATCACACCAGTGGACTTTTCTACCTAACAGGCGTTTGGCCTAACCGGAAGGTAGTGTGCCACGCGCCCGGCTATCCTCTGGTGGAGGCTGACCCCCTTCAGGCGCTCGAAAAACTTTTGGGCCCGCCGCTCTACCCCCTCAGATTAAATGATCTGCCCCTGGAAATCGAGGCGGTCACAGAACCCCGAAAGGAAATTGCCGGGCTAGAATTCAGATTCCGGCCACAGCAGCACCCGGGCAGCTCCGTAGGAATTCGGGTTGGAGATTACCTCGCCTACATCACGGATACTGTGGCTGACCCGCAAACAGCTGAGTTCGCCAGGGGGGTAAACCTCCTTATGCATGAAGTTTGGCTAACCGACGAAGAGGCGGAACACAGTATCGAAGCAGACGGCGTCCCGGCAAGGGCAAAACACTCCTGGGTGGGAGCAGTGGCCGAAATAACCAAAAAGGCAGAAGTAAACCTTTTTGCCCCGATCCACCATGCCCCTTGGAGGACCGATGACGAAATCCTGCTCCTAGCTCAAGACATCGAAAGAAAATGCGGAACACCTGTTTTGGCACTCCAGGAGGGCAACGAATACTTAATCAGTCTTCCAAAAACGACAGGAACGCTGAAAAAGTAA
- a CDS encoding stalk domain-containing protein, producing the protein MKPRILAFLLSLVTLVGILFLLPLPSRAAEQTAIFTIGSNVYTVNGQQFLMDVTPYTKDGRTFIPLRYAAQALGVTPKNILYDGGKVTLIKGNKVIQLTIGSNVMTVNGTATAMDVAPEVIGGRTMVPFRWMAQVFDARIEWNPERQQVVIRLDDQPATPVSDNQQQKPQAPTGLHLVSISPAGVPNHYVITLGWDPVNNASGYRVYETHSWTPQGPAFIETNTNSYTSTFAGTSWEFYVTAVNSAGESPPSNTISVSAGASVGNRLEAPTGLHLVSITPEISATSQRIIGASVTISWDPVNGATGYRVYTLVSTTESSKWVICGYPTNPTFTIRYPLMVKNNVTEAFYVTAVNQEGEESPPSQTLQVTLPDWNVVGNVNQAASQPSNNQAPKPEAPTGLHVNLSPMSSSGMSGFWVTISWNPVNDAAGYKIYTSDYLDQNGTWTPPHELALCSGNSYSYSYAAFPVSTTLTKIYVTAVNQAGEEGPPSETVQISWTTNNVSYGQSSASKVVVLPPLQYPGGLETIRNTYTWYYEGKQFSWTIEVPQVLVKYEQGQKMIKWPLWYVFAASNPAMWFASLIATGSPITMAQEILNNMLVQDRTSSEYIGCVADRLNRAAEAQGYDVFRKAEFIAAFVQSIPYKIIFPTNTEYPPQVIAHGGDCINKSVLLAAILRKLGYRVAILVYPLPIAHAAVGVAFSVDQIPSDRLTMNLRGYFRGNTNYYFIETTEPGWRIGELSVPETARPAICEIW; encoded by the coding sequence ATGAAACCCAGGATACTTGCCTTTCTCCTGTCTTTAGTCACTTTGGTCGGAATTTTGTTTTTATTGCCTCTACCTTCAAGGGCGGCGGAGCAGACAGCAATATTTACGATAGGGAGCAATGTTTACACGGTCAACGGTCAGCAGTTCCTTATGGACGTTACCCCATACACTAAGGATGGCCGGACCTTTATTCCCCTGAGGTATGCTGCCCAGGCCCTGGGCGTCACCCCGAAGAATATTCTGTATGATGGCGGTAAAGTCACCCTCATCAAGGGTAATAAGGTTATCCAGCTCACCATCGGCAGCAACGTTATGACAGTTAACGGTACTGCTACGGCCATGGACGTGGCCCCGGAAGTTATCGGTGGCCGGACCATGGTCCCCTTCCGGTGGATGGCCCAGGTCTTTGATGCCCGGATAGAGTGGAACCCAGAACGGCAGCAGGTGGTCATTAGGCTGGACGACCAGCCGGCCACTCCGGTATCCGATAATCAGCAGCAAAAACCTCAGGCTCCGACCGGGCTGCACCTGGTAAGCATTAGCCCGGCAGGGGTACCTAACCACTATGTAATAACCCTGGGCTGGGACCCTGTAAACAATGCGAGCGGGTACAGGGTTTATGAGACCCATTCTTGGACACCCCAGGGGCCCGCCTTCATAGAGACCAATACTAACAGCTACACCAGCACTTTTGCGGGTACCTCCTGGGAGTTCTACGTCACCGCGGTAAATTCAGCAGGGGAGAGCCCGCCGAGCAATACCATATCCGTCTCTGCTGGTGCGTCAGTTGGGAACAGGCTTGAAGCACCGACCGGGCTGCATCTGGTGAGCATCACTCCAGAGATAAGCGCCACCTCTCAGCGCATTATAGGGGCCAGTGTAACCATCTCCTGGGATCCAGTAAATGGGGCTACCGGGTACCGGGTGTATACACTGGTAAGCACTACAGAGAGCAGCAAATGGGTTATCTGCGGATATCCTACCAATCCCACTTTTACCATCCGTTATCCCCTCATGGTTAAAAACAACGTCACCGAAGCATTTTACGTGACGGCGGTTAACCAGGAGGGTGAGGAAAGCCCTCCCAGCCAAACATTGCAGGTGACGCTTCCTGACTGGAATGTTGTAGGGAACGTCAACCAGGCGGCTAGTCAGCCGTCCAATAATCAGGCCCCCAAGCCTGAGGCCCCTACTGGATTGCACGTGAACCTTAGCCCGATGAGCAGCTCTGGTATGTCCGGCTTTTGGGTGACCATCTCCTGGAACCCGGTAAACGACGCGGCCGGCTACAAGATCTATACTTCTGATTACCTTGATCAAAACGGCACGTGGACTCCACCGCATGAGCTAGCCTTATGTTCTGGGAACAGTTATTCTTATTCTTACGCTGCCTTCCCGGTTAGCACCACCCTCACCAAAATTTATGTGACGGCGGTGAACCAGGCGGGAGAAGAAGGCCCTCCGAGCGAAACAGTACAGATATCCTGGACAACGAACAATGTTTCCTACGGGCAATCCTCGGCCTCCAAGGTGGTGGTCCTTCCTCCCCTTCAATACCCTGGGGGCCTGGAGACAATCCGTAATACGTACACCTGGTACTACGAAGGAAAGCAGTTCAGCTGGACCATCGAGGTGCCTCAAGTGCTCGTGAAATACGAGCAGGGCCAGAAAATGATCAAATGGCCCCTCTGGTACGTGTTTGCAGCTTCAAACCCTGCCATGTGGTTTGCCAGCCTGATCGCAACGGGCTCTCCCATAACCATGGCCCAGGAGATCCTGAATAATATGCTGGTACAGGATAGGACAAGCTCGGAGTACATAGGCTGTGTGGCCGATCGTTTAAACCGTGCGGCAGAAGCCCAGGGCTACGACGTTTTCCGCAAGGCCGAATTTATCGCTGCTTTTGTCCAATCCATACCCTACAAAATCATCTTTCCGACCAACACGGAGTACCCGCCCCAGGTCATTGCCCACGGCGGGGACTGCATCAATAAGTCCGTGCTTCTGGCAGCCATCTTAAGGAAGCTCGGGTACCGGGTGGCCATTCTGGTCTATCCCCTTCCTATCGCCCATGCCGCAGTAGGTGTGGCCTTCTCCGTGGATCAGATACCGAGCGATAGGCTGACAATGAACCTGCGAGGCTACTTCCGGGGAAATACGAACTACTACTTCATCGAAACCACTGAGCCGGGGTGGAGGATCGGGGAGCTGAGCGTCCCCGAAACTGCCAGGCCCGCCATCTGTGAGATTTGGTGA
- a CDS encoding HU family DNA-binding protein, whose translation MTKAELVKAVAEKAGMSQKDAGRALDAVLEAVREAVARGEDVRLPGFGAFVVRERAARKGRDLRTGKEITIPPAKVVTFRVGKLLKAAVVK comes from the coding sequence ATGACGAAGGCCGAGCTGGTCAAAGCTGTGGCCGAAAAGGCAGGAATGAGCCAGAAGGACGCGGGGCGCGCTCTTGATGCGGTGCTGGAAGCCGTCCGGGAGGCAGTAGCCCGCGGGGAGGATGTGCGTCTGCCGGGCTTCGGTGCCTTTGTAGTAAGGGAGCGCGCAGCACGTAAGGGGCGCGACCTGCGCACGGGGAAGGAAATCACAATCCCGCCAGCTAAGGTTGTGACGTTCCGCGTTGGAAAGCTTCTGAAGGCCGCAGTAGTGAAATAA
- a CDS encoding homing endonuclease associated repeat-containing protein, whose translation MMQQMGGEKMGNRKVDLVQAQHAVCEVLSRNIHATNSELAAALGVCATTVRRVLNRLLQCGSEDTKLLIQKRNEEVRMRWWSRKEIDPGEVLRELRLLAEKLGRVPRENDVPSLLFTRAVNVFGSWNAAIRAAGLGVNRFRLPRDRELKRELLLDALRKVAEKLGRVPKQGEYREVAQELDAPRDPSIYVRFFGSWEEALGQAGLIRTREDVIQEEVERLASLGRRYVSVKELPRLSSGARKALKKALGQRGITVVHVTPKVAKLLSAALERGFPVIDGLDRGRAFAIRLASGRTFRSIAADAGITGERVRQLAMKYLRAAAGSGKVRRRPVRPYSSAFSNAVGESVSRGGIGDSGQARRVAASCEATGI comes from the coding sequence ATGATGCAACAGATGGGGGGTGAGAAAATGGGGAATCGCAAGGTGGACCTTGTTCAGGCCCAACATGCGGTCTGCGAGGTGCTGAGCAGGAACATACATGCCACCAACAGCGAGCTCGCGGCTGCTCTGGGAGTATGCGCTACAACGGTCCGCAGGGTGCTCAACAGGCTCCTCCAGTGCGGATCAGAGGATACGAAGTTGCTCATCCAGAAGCGCAATGAAGAGGTCCGGATGCGGTGGTGGTCGCGCAAGGAAATTGACCCCGGGGAAGTACTTCGAGAGCTGCGGCTGCTGGCTGAAAAGCTCGGAAGGGTGCCGCGTGAAAACGATGTGCCTTCTCTCCTTTTTACCAGGGCCGTAAACGTGTTTGGCTCGTGGAACGCTGCCATTCGGGCTGCGGGGCTGGGGGTCAACAGGTTCCGACTGCCGCGCGACCGGGAGCTGAAGCGGGAGCTGCTGCTCGATGCCCTGCGGAAGGTCGCAGAGAAGTTGGGGCGCGTGCCCAAGCAGGGCGAGTACAGGGAAGTAGCGCAGGAGCTGGACGCGCCACGGGATCCGTCGATATACGTCCGGTTCTTCGGGTCGTGGGAAGAAGCGCTGGGGCAGGCGGGCCTAATACGCACCCGGGAGGACGTTATCCAGGAGGAAGTGGAGAGGCTCGCGTCGCTCGGCAGGCGGTATGTGAGCGTGAAGGAGCTCCCGCGGCTCTCTTCCGGGGCCCGCAAAGCACTTAAAAAGGCTCTGGGGCAGCGGGGTATAACGGTCGTGCATGTAACCCCCAAAGTTGCGAAGCTCCTGTCGGCGGCTTTAGAACGCGGCTTTCCGGTGATTGACGGCCTCGACAGGGGGAGAGCGTTCGCCATAAGGCTGGCGTCGGGGCGGACGTTCAGGTCGATAGCGGCCGATGCCGGCATCACGGGCGAAAGGGTGCGGCAGCTTGCCATGAAGTACCTGCGGGCGGCTGCTGGGTCAGGGAAGGTGCGCCGCCGTCCTGTGAGGCCGTACTCCAGTGCTTTTTCTAATGCAGTGGGGGAGAGCGTTTCGAGAGGGGGGATCGGTGATAGTGGGCAGGCACGGAGGGTCGCAGCGTCCTGCGAAGCCACCGGCATTTGA
- a CDS encoding DUF6557 family protein yields MLTVQDLFNRVSWSDVATQLVKLYPDQEENLPGYEKVFQQVRSCVPLPNDDGTVVHVELREEDDGERWYDVYGRKPRDDQGYALELCLFREWAGFYVDPELIERMPLPEIAAHVLWEMTFCGYSEEEILAHRREIEERMREYQEHPERAVPLSEVLGTLGQE; encoded by the coding sequence ATGCTTACTGTTCAAGACTTGTTCAACAGGGTTTCCTGGAGCGATGTGGCAACACAGCTGGTTAAACTCTACCCTGACCAGGAAGAAAACCTGCCGGGGTACGAGAAGGTATTCCAGCAAGTCCGCTCCTGCGTGCCACTCCCGAACGACGACGGCACGGTGGTTCACGTTGAGCTTAGAGAAGAAGATGATGGGGAGCGCTGGTACGACGTTTACGGGCGCAAGCCCAGGGACGACCAGGGCTATGCGCTTGAACTGTGCCTGTTCAGAGAGTGGGCGGGTTTCTATGTGGACCCCGAGCTAATAGAGCGGATGCCCCTTCCGGAAATAGCTGCCCACGTGCTGTGGGAGATGACGTTCTGCGGCTATTCGGAGGAAGAGATCCTGGCCCACAGGCGGGAAATAGAAGAAAGGATGCGAGAGTATCAGGAGCACCCGGAGCGGGCGGTGCCGTTGAGTGAAGTTCTGGGAACGCTGGGGCAGGAATGA
- the thyX gene encoding FAD-dependent thymidylate synthase, giving the protein MRVIRPYVCVPAGVDGEAILRRIERVGRVCYKSEDRITEGSARQFVASLIRRGHESVLEHEKLTVRIVCDRGVSHELVRHRIASYSQESTRFCSYASERFKEEITVVAPCLSGGPEAYAAWHNACLAAEQAYLSLVRMGVPAEQARSVLPHSLKTEVVVTANLREWRHIFRLRADRHAHIEMRRIMVPLLLHFRRVIPIVFDDVGYDESLPHELYAEVFEEAW; this is encoded by the coding sequence ATGCGGGTAATCAGGCCGTATGTATGCGTTCCGGCCGGGGTCGACGGCGAAGCAATACTCCGCCGCATCGAGCGCGTCGGCCGGGTCTGCTACAAAAGCGAAGACAGGATTACTGAGGGCAGCGCTCGCCAGTTCGTGGCCTCCCTGATCCGCCGGGGCCACGAGTCCGTACTCGAGCACGAGAAGCTGACGGTTAGAATCGTCTGCGACCGCGGAGTAAGCCATGAGCTGGTAAGGCACCGTATAGCTTCTTACAGCCAGGAATCGACTCGCTTTTGTTCTTATGCCAGCGAACGGTTCAAGGAGGAGATCACGGTTGTGGCCCCCTGCCTTTCCGGGGGTCCCGAGGCGTACGCAGCGTGGCACAACGCCTGCCTGGCGGCCGAGCAGGCGTACCTTTCGCTGGTCCGCATGGGGGTGCCTGCCGAGCAGGCCCGCTCCGTGCTGCCCCACTCCCTTAAGACAGAAGTGGTGGTAACAGCTAACCTGCGGGAGTGGAGGCACATTTTCAGGCTCCGGGCCGACCGCCACGCCCACATAGAGATGCGGCGGATAATGGTGCCGCTGCTTCTGCACTTCCGGAGGGTCATACCAATCGTTTTTGACGATGTCGGGTACGACGAATCGCTTCCACACGAGCTGTACGCAGAAGTTTTCGAAGAAGCATGGTAG
- a CDS encoding RNA-guided endonuclease InsQ/TnpB family protein produces the protein MAWSSKSHPHRLLLTKQFPLGLEMLALFQPVMLAANKIWNSCVWHSRETYKTEGRWPSETELKAKFRAFAAWKELHSQSAQATVEEYFEAVSSYRKHRNNGHGEMNPPGFKPKNCLRTVTWKRQGFAVENNTLILKLSRTREPIILPVPENWDVITLPDGTRVKGAPVEAKVKAVVRRRRVENLVLHVTFDLGVIPVRTEGLVSAYDYNSALVARTVSNGTQDLFVCRELLALMQYRNKITAEFQAKMSRCREGSRRWKKLLAAKLRALRKLDRRIKQMEHALTKHLAELDAAEGVARAVAGDLKDLRRSSRTGMKNKEASQKINQMPYHRMQAGHKYKSIMRRVHLDARTEKGTSVTCGVCGARNPAWRRKRGLWVCGSCKTTMQADLNGSTSFLKRVLLGDCIGRQLPFALKPPRVWRWDRRLNRFVQVSPRAAA, from the coding sequence TTGGCGTGGAGCAGCAAGTCCCACCCCCACAGGCTCCTGCTCACCAAGCAGTTCCCGCTGGGCCTGGAAATGCTCGCGCTCTTCCAGCCCGTTATGCTCGCAGCAAATAAGATCTGGAATTCCTGCGTCTGGCACAGCAGGGAGACCTATAAAACTGAAGGCCGCTGGCCCTCCGAAACGGAACTTAAAGCGAAGTTCAGGGCTTTTGCCGCGTGGAAAGAGCTCCACTCACAGTCCGCCCAGGCCACAGTCGAAGAGTACTTCGAAGCCGTCTCCTCCTACCGCAAGCACAGGAACAACGGCCACGGGGAAATGAACCCCCCGGGGTTCAAACCGAAAAACTGCCTCAGGACTGTGACCTGGAAGCGGCAGGGCTTCGCCGTCGAAAACAACACCTTAATACTCAAGCTCTCCCGCACCAGGGAGCCCATCATCCTCCCAGTGCCCGAAAACTGGGACGTAATCACCCTGCCGGACGGGACCAGAGTTAAAGGCGCTCCCGTCGAGGCCAAAGTAAAGGCGGTCGTCCGCCGCCGCAGGGTGGAAAACCTCGTGCTCCACGTGACCTTCGACCTGGGAGTGATACCCGTCCGCACCGAGGGGCTGGTATCGGCCTACGACTACAACTCAGCGCTGGTGGCCCGCACGGTCTCCAATGGCACCCAGGACCTCTTCGTCTGCCGCGAGCTCCTCGCCCTGATGCAGTACCGGAACAAAATAACGGCAGAGTTCCAGGCGAAGATGAGCCGCTGCAGGGAAGGTTCACGGCGCTGGAAGAAGCTCCTGGCCGCTAAGCTCCGTGCACTCAGGAAGCTCGACCGCCGCATCAAGCAAATGGAGCATGCCCTGACGAAGCACCTGGCGGAGCTGGACGCGGCTGAAGGGGTCGCCCGGGCCGTGGCGGGAGACCTGAAGGACCTGCGGCGGTCCTCCCGGACCGGCATGAAGAACAAGGAGGCCAGCCAGAAAATAAACCAGATGCCCTACCACAGGATGCAGGCCGGGCATAAGTATAAGAGCATAATGCGGCGCGTACATTTGGATGCCCGGACGGAAAAGGGCACTTCGGTCACCTGTGGCGTTTGCGGCGCTCGCAACCCCGCCTGGCGCAGGAAACGGGGCCTCTGGGTCTGCGGCAGCTGCAAAACGACCATGCAGGCCGACCTCAACGGCAGCACCAGCTTTCTCAAAAGAGTGCTGCTGGGAGACTGCATTGGCAGGCAGCTGCCCTTCGCCCTGAAACCGCCGAGGGTGTGGCGGTGGGACAGAAGGCTTAACAGGTTCGTACAGGTATCGCCGAGGGCTGCGGCCTAA
- a CDS encoding 3D domain-containing protein, translating into MPENRKRAAILLVVAGLLLSFKGDAVHASKKVFGVIIGEPGVFAPESAVERKGAVSLEGNEDGGSFGGAMGNPSGNPAHSSVAHRHNRILASRGGFSKGAARIVEMEVVATGYSASREEGTEKGITAIGTKARRGVVAVDPQVIPLGSEVYVPGYGWARAEDTGSAIRGHRIDLFFPTREEAQRWGVKKVKVIVHLSGGRAWATFKD; encoded by the coding sequence GTGCCGGAGAATAGAAAGAGGGCGGCTATTCTACTGGTGGTTGCCGGCCTGCTATTATCCTTTAAAGGGGACGCAGTTCATGCTTCCAAAAAAGTGTTTGGGGTTATCATCGGAGAACCTGGGGTTTTCGCTCCCGAAAGCGCAGTAGAAAGGAAGGGGGCTGTCTCTTTGGAGGGCAACGAGGATGGCGGGTCTTTCGGGGGAGCAATGGGCAATCCGTCCGGGAACCCGGCGCATAGCAGTGTCGCTCACCGGCACAACCGGATTCTGGCTTCGCGCGGTGGGTTTTCAAAGGGTGCTGCGAGGATAGTAGAGATGGAAGTTGTGGCCACCGGGTATTCAGCCAGCCGGGAAGAGGGGACCGAAAAAGGCATCACGGCTATCGGGACGAAGGCCCGCAGGGGCGTGGTCGCCGTTGACCCGCAGGTGATACCTCTGGGCTCGGAGGTGTACGTCCCCGGCTACGGCTGGGCCCGCGCAGAGGATACCGGGAGCGCTATAAGGGGGCACCGTATTGACCTGTTCTTTCCCACGCGGGAGGAGGCGCAGCGGTGGGGCGTAAAGAAAGTGAAAGTGATAGTACACCTGTCTGGTGGCAGGGCTTGGGCAACATTTAAGGATTGA
- a CDS encoding type IV toxin-antitoxin system AbiEi family antitoxin domain-containing protein, with the protein MITLEILSFLRKTRIYPVSPEVLAYELGEGLSSVKRALRRLAVAGIIPELYRGLYWNPFVEPANNLCLHQVIAPASYVSMLTGMWWHGIIEQRPFVVTCVTWSGRGFSCENEFGRYEFVRLPKKFIFGFHDVPEHLFAVGDPEKVLLDYFYVALHVKKRKPRLVELNLEDLDVQKLKEYAKIMGLTWFLEETGLANPDRWSEFAPRGC; encoded by the coding sequence ATGATTACCTTAGAAATCTTGAGCTTTCTGCGAAAGACGAGAATATATCCCGTTTCCCCCGAGGTCCTCGCCTATGAGCTCGGCGAGGGCCTGTCATCAGTGAAACGCGCACTACGTCGTCTGGCGGTAGCAGGCATAATACCGGAGCTATACCGGGGTTTATACTGGAACCCGTTTGTGGAGCCGGCAAACAATTTATGCCTTCACCAGGTTATCGCCCCAGCTTCATATGTGTCTATGCTGACCGGGATGTGGTGGCACGGGATAATAGAACAGCGTCCTTTTGTGGTGACTTGTGTGACATGGAGCGGCAGGGGTTTTTCCTGTGAAAATGAATTTGGGCGGTATGAGTTCGTGCGTTTGCCCAAGAAGTTTATTTTTGGCTTCCATGATGTGCCGGAACACCTGTTTGCTGTTGGAGACCCCGAAAAAGTTCTGCTTGACTATTTTTATGTTGCACTGCATGTAAAAAAGCGGAAGCCGCGGCTTGTGGAGTTAAATCTTGAAGACCTCGACGTGCAGAAGCTAAAGGAGTACGCAAAGATAATGGGGCTTACTTGGTTTTTGGAGGAGACGGGCTTGGCTAATCCTGATAGGTGGTCAGAATTTGCGCCGCGCGGCTGTTGA
- a CDS encoding metallophosphoesterase family protein, whose product MEGKSLLFLCASDLHGFAPGAPGFGATPDALLLLGDLEWSAGRLVGMFPDIPVFGVPGNHDYSVDPFCGTPVENLHGRAVEFGGVRIGGLGGSLRYKPGDDFLFWDAEYREILRKMPPVDIFISHCPPAGLPWCDTPSEEAPWHGAHEGSAALAEYIYRMQPAVVLCGHLHLSAGKRMGKTLVRVVYGVEMFEYSCGLERVFQHKGGLSRADWASQPGPATGRAD is encoded by the coding sequence GTGGAGGGGAAGTCCTTGCTTTTTCTCTGCGCATCGGACCTTCACGGCTTCGCGCCGGGGGCGCCTGGGTTCGGCGCCACTCCGGACGCGCTACTGCTTTTAGGGGACCTGGAGTGGTCAGCCGGGAGGCTCGTGGGAATGTTCCCGGACATCCCGGTTTTCGGTGTGCCCGGGAACCACGACTATTCCGTGGACCCTTTTTGCGGCACGCCAGTGGAGAACCTGCATGGCAGGGCAGTGGAGTTCGGGGGAGTCAGAATAGGAGGGCTGGGGGGCTCCCTTCGTTACAAGCCCGGAGACGACTTTCTTTTCTGGGATGCCGAGTACAGAGAAATCCTGAGAAAAATGCCACCAGTAGACATTTTCATTTCTCACTGTCCGCCTGCAGGGCTCCCATGGTGCGACACACCGAGTGAGGAAGCGCCGTGGCACGGGGCCCACGAAGGCTCCGCTGCACTGGCGGAGTACATCTACAGGATGCAGCCCGCAGTAGTCCTTTGCGGACACCTTCACCTTTCTGCAGGAAAAAGGATGGGGAAGACGCTGGTGCGTGTGGTATATGGAGTGGAGATGTTTGAGTATTCTTGCGGCCTAGAGCGGGTGTTTCAGCATAAAGGGGGGTTAAGCCGTGCGGACTGGGCAAGCCAACCGGGGCCGGCCACTGGAAGAGCTGATTGA